A portion of the Moraxella ovis genome contains these proteins:
- the def gene encoding peptide deformylase codes for MAILPILHYPDPRLRTVAKEVEVIDNTIKTLIEDMFETMYDARGIGLAATQVDRHVQVVVMDLAKEGEEPQPKVYINPKVTPLTEELAPYQEGCLSIPEVYDTVERPARVRIEAKDENGEDFSVEADGLLAVCIQHELDHLKGIVFVDYLSRLKQDRARDKVRKVIAKKG; via the coding sequence ATGGCAATTTTACCAATTTTGCATTATCCAGATCCACGCCTGCGCACCGTCGCCAAAGAAGTGGAAGTGATTGACAACACCATCAAAACGCTCATCGAAGACATGTTCGAGACCATGTACGACGCTCGTGGCATCGGGCTGGCTGCCACCCAGGTGGACAGACATGTTCAGGTGGTGGTCATGGATCTAGCCAAAGAAGGTGAAGAGCCACAGCCTAAAGTATATATCAATCCTAAGGTAACACCACTAACCGAAGAGCTGGCACCCTACCAAGAAGGCTGTCTGTCCATTCCTGAGGTCTATGACACCGTGGAGCGTCCTGCTCGCGTGCGCATCGAGGCCAAAGATGAGAATGGGGAAGATTTTAGTGTGGAGGCGGATGGTCTTTTGGCGGTGTGCATTCAGCACGAATTAGACCACCTAAAAGGCATCGTATTCGTTGATTATCTATCACGTCTCAAGCAAGACCGCGCTCGCGATAAAGTGCGCAAAGTCATCGCCAAAAAAGGCTAA
- a CDS encoding ABC transporter ATP-binding protein gives MSLFSYFERKIDPYPSSPMPVMTRGKLLSFLWACTEGARGWIFVRIVLSVLLGVFGSLLFAWAGDVVDWLTIYTPSTLWQEKGQTIMMILGLCVLSIFAEFFGNLIRFQVLQGVLPMRLRWWFHKHMLGQSMQFYHDEFSGRVSAKVMQTALGVRDTIMTMAEMVSFVSAYLITSGVILLGLDFWLFVPFGLWLITVVVVMKFFLPRLRKTASDQADARALMTGRVTDAYANISAVKLFSHSNRELGYAKSAMSEFMTTVHAQMRWVSLLGTTTETISLIMIVGSTAIGVYLWMAGEVTVGAIAIASGIALRLKGMIQWIMWEMASLFEHIGTVQDGMSTLTTQHAIVDDADATELVVTEGSIVFDDVSFNYGKADSPIKLLEQFNLSIKAGEKVGLVGRSGAGKSTLVNLLLRFYDVDGGKIRIDGQDIKRITQNSLRQNIGMVTQDTALLHRTVRENIAYGKPNATDEEIIAAAKAAHAWDFIQTLQDKHGNVGLDTQVGERGVKLSGGQRQRIAIARVMLKNAPILLLDEATSALDSEVEFAITQSLDDMMSGKTVIAIAHRLSTIASLDKLVVMDKGQIIEIGSHDELIVKGGVYAHLWARQSGGFLGEMDE, from the coding sequence TTCTTATTTTGAACGCAAGATTGACCCTTATCCAAGCAGTCCCATGCCTGTGATGACTCGTGGTAAATTGTTGTCGTTCCTGTGGGCATGCACTGAGGGTGCGCGTGGTTGGATTTTTGTCCGTATTGTGCTGTCAGTACTGCTTGGGGTGTTTGGTTCGTTGCTCTTTGCCTGGGCGGGGGACGTGGTTGATTGGCTAACCATCTACACACCAAGCACGCTTTGGCAAGAAAAAGGACAGACCATCATGATGATTTTGGGTTTGTGCGTCTTGTCGATTTTTGCAGAATTTTTTGGTAATTTGATTCGCTTTCAAGTGCTTCAAGGCGTTCTGCCAATGCGACTTCGTTGGTGGTTCCATAAGCACATGCTGGGACAGTCGATGCAGTTTTATCATGATGAGTTTTCTGGGCGTGTCTCTGCTAAGGTCATGCAAACGGCGCTGGGTGTACGTGATACGATCATGACGATGGCGGAGATGGTGTCTTTTGTGTCGGCATATCTTATTACCAGTGGCGTGATTTTGCTTGGACTTGATTTTTGGTTATTTGTGCCATTTGGTCTGTGGCTAATTACGGTTGTAGTGGTGATGAAATTTTTCTTACCAAGACTTAGAAAAACCGCCAGTGATCAAGCCGATGCTCGTGCACTGATGACAGGCCGTGTGACAGATGCTTATGCTAACATCAGTGCGGTGAAGCTGTTTAGTCACTCAAACCGTGAACTTGGCTATGCCAAATCTGCCATGAGTGAATTCATGACGACCGTGCATGCACAGATGCGCTGGGTGTCGCTGTTGGGCACGACGACCGAGACCATCTCACTCATCATGATCGTTGGTAGTACCGCGATTGGCGTGTATCTGTGGATGGCAGGCGAGGTTACTGTGGGTGCGATCGCCATTGCCTCGGGCATCGCGCTTAGATTAAAAGGCATGATTCAATGGATCATGTGGGAGATGGCAAGTTTATTTGAGCACATCGGCACAGTCCAAGATGGCATGAGTACGCTGACCACACAGCACGCCATCGTTGATGATGCGGATGCAACTGAGCTTGTCGTGACCGAAGGCAGTATTGTCTTTGATGATGTGTCTTTTAATTATGGTAAAGCAGATTCGCCAATCAAGCTGTTAGAGCAGTTTAATTTATCCATCAAAGCAGGCGAAAAAGTTGGTCTGGTTGGTCGAAGTGGTGCGGGTAAATCTACGCTTGTGAATCTACTGCTTAGATTTTATGATGTTGATGGCGGTAAAATCCGTATCGATGGTCAGGACATTAAGCGCATAACTCAGAACTCTCTTCGCCAAAACATCGGCATGGTCACTCAAGATACTGCGCTGCTACATCGTACCGTGCGTGAGAACATCGCTTATGGCAAGCCGAACGCCACAGATGAAGAGATCATCGCCGCTGCCAAAGCCGCACATGCGTGGGATTTTATTCAGACATTGCAGGATAAGCATGGTAATGTGGGACTTGATACGCAGGTGGGTGAGCGTGGTGTGAAGCTCTCAGGTGGTCAGCGTCAGCGTATCGCCATCGCGCGCGTCATGCTAAAAAATGCGCCAATTCTACTGCTTGATGAGGCAACTTCTGCACTAGACAGTGAAGTGGAATTCGCCATCACCCAAAGCCTAGATGACATGATGTCTGGTAAGACGGTCATCGCCATCGCACACCGTCTATCTACCATCGCAAGTCTTGACAAGCTTGTGGTCATGGACAAAGGTCAGATCATTGAGATCGGCAGCCATGATGAGCTCATCGTCAAAGGTGGCGTGTACGCGCACCTGTGGGCGAGACAGTCTGGCGGCTTCTTAGGTGAGATGGACGAATAA
- a CDS encoding MliC family protein gives MKIMMPVISVIALALAGCTTNNVSDVKVSTSSTYQVHSSNFICANGMTPKLTYINDNQAQLTLEGTTTTLTLDTSGSGERYVSQNGIFGYGGEWHQKGDVAAFAYKNIHGVPAEVSCEAE, from the coding sequence ATGAAAATCATGATGCCAGTAATTTCAGTTATTGCTTTGGCATTGGCAGGTTGTACCACTAATAATGTCAGCGATGTTAAAGTATCGACTTCAAGCACTTATCAAGTACATTCTTCGAACTTCATCTGTGCAAATGGCATGACGCCAAAGCTGACTTATATTAATGACAACCAAGCCCAGTTGACGTTAGAAGGCACAACCACGACGCTGACGCTAGATACTTCTGGATCAGGCGAGCGCTATGTTTCACAAAATGGCATCTTCGGCTATGGTGGTGAATGGCATCAAAAAGGCGATGTAGCGGCATTCGCTTATAAGAATATTCACGGTGTCCCTGCCGAAGTATCTTGTGAAGCTGAATAA
- the hisB gene encoding imidazoleglycerol-phosphate dehydratase HisB has protein sequence MTAPRIAQISRNTAETQIFVSINIDGTGISKLDTGVPFLDHMLDQITRHGLFDLEIKCTGDTYIDDHHSVEDVGIALGQALKIALGDKKGIRRYGHFYAPLDESLSRVVVDISGRPSLHMDVPFTRAYVGKLDVDLFSEFFYGLVNNAAITLHIDNLKGKNSHHQIESVFKALARALRMACEIDERAGGVLPSTKNVL, from the coding sequence ATGACCGCCCCACGTATCGCACAGATTAGCCGAAATACTGCCGAGACACAGATTTTTGTTTCTATTAATATTGATGGCACTGGCATCAGCAAGCTTGACACAGGCGTGCCATTTTTGGATCATATGCTTGATCAGATTACACGTCATGGACTGTTCGACCTTGAGATCAAATGTACGGGCGATACGTACATTGATGATCATCACAGTGTTGAAGATGTTGGTATTGCGCTTGGTCAGGCGCTAAAGATTGCACTTGGCGACAAAAAAGGCATCCGCCGTTATGGGCATTTTTATGCGCCGCTTGATGAGAGCCTAAGCCGTGTGGTGGTGGACATCTCAGGTCGCCCAAGCCTTCACATGGACGTGCCATTTACGCGCGCATATGTGGGTAAGCTTGATGTGGATTTGTTCAGCGAATTCTTTTATGGACTGGTGAATAATGCTGCCATCACGCTGCACATCGACAACCTAAAAGGCAAAAACAGCCACCATCAGATTGAGAGTGTATTTAAGGCGTTGGCGCGTGCACTGCGTATGGCGTGTGAGATCGATGAGCGCGCAGGCGGTGTGCTACCATCGACGAAGAATGTACTATAA
- a CDS encoding ACP-like domain-containing protein: protein MKALKTIAPVLALGLAFAGTAHAQTMDARQADATATKVRQVTYQCNAGGRVTVNFGFNKHNLPTFAEARLGGKTRFLPINLAESDSMDTNFGDENSWNISTDALTLSNYHKSSLMVQDSDANIAYKNCRVVSTKRIKG from the coding sequence ATGAAAGCTCTAAAAACAATCGCCCCAGTTCTTGCCCTTGGTTTGGCTTTTGCAGGTACTGCACACGCACAAACGATGGACGCTCGTCAAGCCGATGCGACAGCAACCAAAGTTCGCCAAGTAACTTACCAATGCAACGCAGGTGGCAGAGTTACGGTTAATTTCGGCTTTAATAAGCACAATCTGCCAACTTTCGCCGAAGCTCGTTTGGGCGGTAAGACTCGATTCTTGCCAATCAATTTAGCAGAGTCAGACAGCATGGACACCAACTTTGGCGATGAGAACAGCTGGAACATCAGCACCGATGCTTTGACATTGAGCAACTACCACAAGTCTAGCTTGATGGTACAAGACTCAGACGCAAACATCGCTTATAAAAATTGCCGAGTCGTCAGCACTAAGAGAATCAAAGGCTGA
- a CDS encoding anhydro-N-acetylmuramic acid kinase encodes MNEFLQHKSLDWANIDNQPYFIGMMSGTSLDALDAVLCRFDDERPVVIESHSVRFPDDLKAALLALTVPNGVSDYIQKNCLAFEGELDVFGWASVFYGELAASVVLELLHKAKVETESVCAIGCHGQTVRHRPKWHFSLQLLDPNVLTERTGIAVVSDFRRRDMAVGGQGAPLAPAFHEAIFNDFDDKLTKAVLNLGGIANITLLSDGEREVIGFDTGCANLLLDGWTKRHTGADFDKDGDWAKSGKIITSLLEQLLSHPFFKKPYPKSTGREEFNLEWLDAELAKFDAQHGSDYTPQDVQATLIDLTAVSVADALTQVSADDGELFVCGGGALNDYLMTRLSHHLPAWQVQSTDALGFPPTLVESLAFAWLARQTMLSQVGNLPSVTGADRSVVLGQVCFP; translated from the coding sequence ATGAACGAGTTTTTACAACACAAATCCTTAGACTGGGCAAACATAGACAATCAGCCTTATTTCATCGGCATGATGAGCGGCACAAGCTTAGATGCTTTGGATGCGGTCTTGTGTCGATTCGATGATGAGCGTCCTGTGGTCATTGAAAGCCATAGCGTTCGTTTTCCTGACGACCTAAAAGCCGCCCTACTGGCTCTTACTGTACCTAATGGTGTGAGCGACTACATTCAGAAAAATTGTCTTGCTTTTGAAGGCGAGCTTGATGTATTTGGCTGGGCGAGTGTGTTTTATGGTGAGTTGGCGGCATCTGTGGTGCTGGAGCTGCTTCATAAGGCAAAAGTAGAGACCGAGAGCGTCTGTGCGATTGGTTGTCATGGACAAACGGTGCGTCATCGCCCAAAATGGCATTTTAGCCTCCAATTGCTTGACCCAAACGTATTGACTGAACGCACCGGCATCGCTGTCGTCAGTGATTTTCGTCGTCGTGACATGGCGGTTGGTGGTCAAGGTGCACCACTTGCCCCCGCTTTTCATGAGGCGATTTTTAATGATTTTGATGACAAACTCACCAAAGCCGTCCTGAATCTGGGCGGTATCGCCAACATCACATTATTATCTGATGGCGAACGCGAGGTCATTGGTTTTGACACAGGCTGTGCTAATCTTCTGCTAGATGGCTGGACTAAACGCCACACCGGTGCTGATTTTGACAAAGATGGCGATTGGGCTAAGTCTGGGAAAATCATCACATCTTTATTAGAGCAGCTGTTAAGCCACCCTTTCTTCAAAAAACCTTACCCAAAAAGCACGGGGCGTGAAGAGTTTAACTTAGAATGGCTGGATGCAGAATTAGCTAAGTTCGATGCACAGCATGGCAGTGACTACACACCACAAGATGTGCAGGCGACTCTGATCGATCTGACTGCTGTAAGCGTCGCTGATGCATTAACTCAAGTCTCAGCCGATGACGGTGAATTATTCGTCTGCGGTGGCGGCGCGTTAAATGACTACCTCATGACGCGTCTGTCACATCATCTGCCTGCTTGGCAAGTTCAATCAACTGACGCACTTGGTTTCCCGCCGACATTAGTAGAGAGCTTGGCTTTTGCTTGGCTTGCTCGTCAGACCATGCTATCACAAGTAGGTAACTTACCAAGCGTTACAGGGGCGGATAGATCCGTCGTACTAGGGCAGGTGTGCTTTCCTTAA
- the fabF gene encoding beta-ketoacyl-ACP synthase II — MTQKPIHHQRPDHERVVITGMGAITPVGNDLATIWENLTNGKSGITKIESFGNDIDVAEFRSQIAGLVKDFDAKNYLNPKEVRRYDEFIHYAQVAAAQALHHAGLIDDIKGDSLPINIDGERFGVVMGSGIGGIGTIESSRDTLKAHGAKKVSPFIIPGAIVNMPAGLIAIRHGLKGANLATATACTTSTHAIGLGARLIAYGDLDAVLVGGSEKASTPLGMSGFGAMHALSTRNDEPTRASRPFDTDRDGFVLGDGAGALVLESLAHAKARGATILAELVGFGMSDDASHITAPPEDGEGARRAIQNALRDAGLDADQVGYVNAHGTSTPAGDVAESCAIQSLFGDDILVSSTKSMTGHLLGAAGAIEAIFTVLALQNQTLPPTINLDNPDERCTLDYIAHTARKVDNVNYAISNSFGFGGTNGSLVFGRWQD; from the coding sequence ATGACTCAAAAACCCATTCACCATCAAAGACCAGACCATGAACGCGTTGTCATTACAGGCATGGGCGCCATCACACCTGTAGGTAACGACCTTGCAACCATTTGGGAGAATTTAACCAATGGCAAAAGCGGCATTACCAAGATTGAGAGTTTTGGTAATGACATTGATGTAGCTGAATTTCGCTCACAAATCGCAGGTCTTGTTAAAGATTTCGATGCCAAAAACTACCTAAACCCAAAAGAAGTTCGTCGCTATGATGAATTCATACATTATGCGCAAGTGGCAGCCGCACAAGCTCTACATCACGCAGGTCTGATTGATGACATCAAAGGCGACAGTTTGCCGATTAATATTGATGGTGAACGATTTGGCGTGGTGATGGGTTCAGGCATTGGCGGCATCGGAACCATTGAGAGCAGTCGAGACACCCTAAAAGCCCATGGCGCAAAGAAAGTCTCGCCGTTCATCATCCCAGGCGCCATCGTGAACATGCCTGCAGGTCTAATCGCCATCCGTCACGGTTTAAAAGGCGCAAACCTAGCCACAGCCACAGCCTGCACCACATCGACTCACGCCATCGGACTTGGTGCTCGACTCATCGCTTATGGCGACTTGGATGCGGTACTAGTCGGAGGTAGCGAGAAAGCGTCTACACCGCTGGGCATGTCAGGCTTTGGCGCGATGCATGCCCTATCGACACGTAATGATGAACCCACACGTGCAAGCCGACCCTTCGATACAGATCGTGACGGCTTCGTTCTGGGTGATGGCGCTGGCGCTCTAGTGCTTGAAAGCTTAGCTCACGCCAAAGCTCGTGGCGCAACCATCTTGGCTGAATTGGTAGGATTTGGCATGAGCGATGACGCAAGTCACATCACTGCCCCGCCAGAAGATGGTGAAGGTGCGCGCCGCGCGATACAAAATGCGCTACGTGATGCAGGTCTAGATGCCGACCAAGTCGGCTACGTCAACGCACATGGCACAAGCACACCAGCAGGCGATGTCGCCGAGAGCTGTGCGATTCAGAGTTTATTCGGTGATGACATTCTGGTGAGCTCAACCAAGTCAATGACAGGTCACCTACTGGGCGCAGCGGGAGCGATCGAAGCGATCTTCACTGTGCTCGCTCTACAGAACCAAACGCTGCCCCCAACCATCAACCTAGACAACCCTGATGAGCGTTGCACGCTAGACTACATCGCTCATACCGCTCGTAAGGTGGATAATGTTAATTATGCCATCTCGAACAGCTTTGGCTTTGGTGGTACGAATGGCAGCTTGGTATTTGGTCGTTGGCAAGACTAA
- the hisH gene encoding imidazole glycerol phosphate synthase subunit HisH, which produces MKIALLDYGVGNLYSVANALKTVGADVIITNEPDKVAAADKVLLPGVGAIGDAMHHMRAAGVDVAVKQALKDKPVMAICVGMQAMFDYSTEGGRVECLGEIAGGVERFDESWVDNNQPIKIPHVGWNVVKTDTDHMLWQGCANKHFYFTHSYYCKPDMTDARNDGIIVATCDYGVEFCASVIKDNLFITQFHPEKSHEAGLQLLSNFVNWQI; this is translated from the coding sequence ATGAAAATTGCATTATTGGATTATGGCGTCGGCAATTTATATTCTGTCGCCAATGCCCTAAAAACCGTCGGTGCTGACGTCATCATCACCAATGAGCCTGATAAAGTCGCTGCTGCTGACAAGGTGCTGCTGCCAGGTGTTGGCGCGATCGGTGATGCGATGCACCACATGAGAGCGGCAGGCGTGGATGTCGCTGTCAAGCAAGCCTTGAAGGACAAGCCTGTGATGGCAATCTGTGTTGGCATGCAGGCGATGTTCGACTATTCTACCGAAGGTGGTCGAGTAGAATGTTTGGGCGAGATTGCAGGTGGTGTAGAGCGTTTCGATGAATCTTGGGTAGATAATAATCAGCCCATCAAGATTCCGCATGTTGGTTGGAACGTGGTGAAGACTGACACCGATCATATGCTATGGCAGGGCTGCGCGAATAAGCATTTTTATTTTACCCACAGCTATTACTGCAAGCCCGACATGACAGATGCGCGCAATGACGGCATCATCGTGGCGACGTGTGATTATGGCGTGGAGTTCTGTGCGAGCGTCATTAAGGATAATCTGTTCATCACTCAGTTCCATCCTGAAAAAAGCCATGAAGCAGGATTGCAATTACTATCTAATTTTGTCAATTGGCAAATCTAA